A window of the Acidobacteriota bacterium genome harbors these coding sequences:
- a CDS encoding (d)CMP kinase yields the protein MKRLIVAIDGPSGSGKSTLGKRLARRLGYQYIDTGAMYRAVAWRALQAGIDLDDPDSVARMAGALRIELEPRPDGVGVRVDGRDVTDAIRTPEVAQGASKVSAIPAVRRVLVRIQQELGRRGGIVMDGRDIGTVVFSHAEVKVYLDASEEERARRRCAEDAARGVRTDMAATRQAIRERDRRDKTREDSPLRCADDAYYLDSTGLTIDEVLDRIEALVEQRRGNPCSRD from the coding sequence ATGAAACGCCTCATTGTCGCCATCGATGGACCCTCCGGCTCGGGCAAGAGCACGCTGGGCAAGCGGCTGGCCCGCCGGCTCGGCTACCAGTACATCGACACCGGCGCCATGTACCGGGCGGTCGCTTGGCGGGCCCTCCAGGCGGGGATCGACCTGGACGATCCCGACTCGGTGGCGCGCATGGCCGGCGCCCTGCGGATCGAGCTGGAGCCGCGGCCCGACGGCGTGGGCGTCCGCGTGGACGGTCGGGACGTGACCGACGCGATCCGCACCCCCGAGGTGGCCCAGGGGGCGTCCAAGGTGTCGGCGATTCCGGCGGTGCGGCGGGTGCTGGTCCGAATCCAGCAGGAGCTGGGTCGGCGCGGCGGCATCGTCATGGATGGGCGCGATATCGGCACGGTGGTATTCAGCCATGCCGAGGTCAAGGTGTACCTCGATGCTTCGGAGGAGGAGCGGGCCCGCCGGCGCTGCGCCGAGGACGCCGCCCGCGGAGTGAGAACCGACATGGCCGCCACCCGGCAGGCGATCCGGGAGCGGGACCGGCGAGACAAGACCCGTGAGGATTCGCCGTTGCGGTGCGCCGACGACGCTTACTACCTGGACTCCACCGGTCTGACCATCGACGAGGTGCTGGACCGCATCGAGGCGCTGGTGGAGCAGCGGCGGGGGAACCCATGTTCACGGGATTGA
- a CDS encoding riboflavin synthase, with translation MFTGLIEEVGRVTAAGAHQLQLAAPGCAPRLRVGDSLAVSGVCLTVTRTQGERVWVDISTETLSKTNLGRLAAGQAVNLETALTLERPLGGHLLTGHVDCVGRVHAVEKAADSWMLTVEYGAGFSHLVVARGAIAVDGVSLTVAELAARAVRIALIPHTIRNTTLATAAPGQEVNLEFDILGKYVARWLDVTGGRPPVEPDGSGGLTMDRLRDLLS, from the coding sequence ATGTTCACGGGATTGATCGAGGAAGTGGGCCGGGTGACGGCCGCGGGCGCCCATCAGCTGCAGCTCGCCGCGCCCGGCTGTGCGCCGCGGCTCCGCGTGGGCGACAGCCTGGCGGTCAGCGGCGTGTGCCTGACGGTGACGCGCACGCAGGGCGAGCGCGTTTGGGTGGATATCTCGACGGAGACGCTGTCCAAGACCAACCTGGGCCGGCTGGCGGCGGGGCAGGCAGTCAACCTGGAGACGGCGCTGACCCTGGAGCGGCCGCTGGGGGGCCACCTGCTCACGGGGCACGTGGACTGTGTGGGCCGCGTCCATGCGGTGGAAAAAGCCGCCGACTCCTGGATGCTGACGGTGGAGTACGGCGCCGGGTTCAGCCACCTGGTGGTGGCCCGCGGCGCCATCGCCGTGGACGGTGTCAGCCTCACCGTGGCGGAGCTGGCGGCGCGCGCCGTGCGCATCGCCCTGATCCCCCACACGATCCGGAACACCACCCTGGCCACCGCGGCGCCGGGGCAGGAAGTGAATCTCGAGTTCGACATCCTGGGCAAATATGTGGCCCGCTGGCTCGATGTGACCGGCGGCCGCCCCCCCGTTGAGCCGGACGGCTCCGGCGGCCTCACCATGGACCGACTGCGCGACCTGTTGTCCTGA